The genomic segment GGTGTTGTCGGTGACCATCGGCTGCAAGTCCAGCTCGTCCAGGCGCTCACCTGTCATGGCCACGCAGATTAACCCCCGCCCATATTTGGCCAAGAAGTTGATCTTTTCCGGCGTGACCTTCTCGGCAGCCATGATAAAGTCGCCTTCGTTCTCCCGGTCCTCATCATCGACCACGATCACGATGTTGCCGCGCCGGTACTCCTCGATTGCACTTTCTACAGAATCAAAGACTGCAGCCATATTCCATGCACTCCACCGTGGCTAATAGCCCCATTCCCTCAACTTCTCCATACTCAGCGCATCGCGTCCGTCGCCGCTCAGCACACGCGCCACGTATTTGGCAAGCACATCGACTTCGAGGTTCACTGAGTCACCAACCCTCTTCTGCCGCAAAGTAGTCTTTGCAAGGGTGTGCGGCACCAGCCAGATTTCAACCGCGTCTTGCACAATGCGTGCCACCGTCAGGCTGACACCATCGACCGCCACCGACCCTTTCGGCACGACGAAGGGACGCAGCTCCTCGGGCAAGGCCACCCACAGCACACGCCCTTCGCCACGTTCACTGAGGCGCACAATCTTAGCGACACCGTCCACGTGTCCCTGGACCAAGTGGCCGCCCAATCTGTCTTCCGCGCG from the Calditrichota bacterium genome contains:
- a CDS encoding riboflavin synthase; translation: MFTGLVEEVGTVVAVKRTASGMGLTVSCREVLPGLQVGDSIAVDGVCLTVTALLGAAFSVDVVAETLARTTIGSFSPGRRVNLERARRAEDRLGGHLVQGHVDGVAKIVRLSERGEGRVLWVALPEELRPFVVPKGSVAVDGVSLTVARIVQDAVEIWLVPHTLAKTTLRQKRVGDSVNLEVDVLAKYVARVLSGDGRDALSMEKLREWGY